In the genome of Desulfovibrio desulfuricans, one region contains:
- a CDS encoding O-methyltransferase translates to MNSLNNPTVRNVIEGTWTLQAQINPMAEAQLRKAMAHHPTPFSHKELVDLCAEGSFACPPEVGRLLYALVRAMRPQVVVEFGMSHGFSTLHIAAALRDNGAGKLVTTEMHSGKIAVARDILEEAELAPWVAILEGDAVETLSAVERVDMLYLDGWTDFYLDVLKTVEPNLRPGAFIQADDMGKFGSSAAAQAYLAYVREPENGYVSVSFSDYQGFEQSCWTGRNS, encoded by the coding sequence ATGAACAGTCTCAACAATCCCACCGTGCGCAACGTTATTGAGGGCACCTGGACGCTTCAGGCCCAGATTAACCCCATGGCTGAAGCGCAACTGCGCAAGGCTATGGCGCATCATCCCACACCATTTTCACACAAAGAACTTGTGGATTTGTGCGCGGAAGGTTCCTTTGCCTGTCCACCCGAAGTCGGCAGGCTGCTCTACGCGCTTGTCCGGGCCATGCGCCCGCAGGTAGTTGTGGAATTTGGCATGTCCCACGGATTTTCCACCCTGCATATTGCTGCCGCCTTGCGCGACAACGGCGCGGGCAAGCTAGTAACCACCGAGATGCACAGCGGGAAAATTGCTGTGGCGCGCGATATTCTCGAAGAAGCCGAGCTTGCCCCCTGGGTTGCAATTCTGGAAGGTGACGCGGTGGAAACCCTGTCCGCCGTGGAGCGTGTGGATATGCTCTACCTTGATGGCTGGACGGATTTTTATCTTGATGTGCTGAAGACGGTCGAACCGAACTTGCGCCCAGGGGCTTTTATTCAAGCCGATGACATGGGCAAATTCGGCTCCAGCGCAGCCGCGCAAGCCTACCTTGCATATGTGCGCGAGCCTGAAAACGGCTATGTGTCCGTTTCGTTCAGTGATTACCAGGGATTTGAACAGTCCTGCTGGACGGGAAGAAATTCATGA
- a CDS encoding ErpA-related iron-sulfur cluster insertion protein (Members of this family, many of which are selenoproteins, show homology to the iron-sulfur cluster insertion ErpA that was described in Escherichia coli.), with amino-acid sequence MFSVAIDEAMLQKLSDMLQDEDEGTCVRLREYKVGGGUHSKIVLGLGMDEPDEDEDEQISVGNVPFTAEKDFLLKYGRAFTLSYVEGQGVVVAPA; translated from the coding sequence ATGTTTTCAGTGGCAATTGATGAAGCAATGCTGCAAAAACTCAGCGACATGCTTCAGGACGAAGACGAAGGAACCTGCGTCAGGCTCAGGGAATATAAAGTCGGCGGAGGCTGACACTCAAAAATCGTACTCGGTCTGGGTATGGATGAGCCAGATGAAGATGAAGACGAACAGATTTCTGTAGGCAATGTGCCGTTTACGGCAGAAAAAGATTTTCTGCTCAAATACGGCAGGGCCTTCACACTTTCTTATGTTGAAGGTCAAGGGGTTGTTGTGGCTCCGGCATAG
- a CDS encoding glycyl-radical enzyme activating protein: protein MSQGMIYNIQRMSIQDGPGIRTTVFLKGCPLRCLWCSNPESQQVAPQLLVFSDLCTGCGACLAACPSGAAVRLEDGKCGKIAEKCTSCGVCAAVCPNKAREISGKIMTVDEVMEIVHRDSAFYANSGGGVTFGGGEPTMGGDFFIDLLQTAHDDALHTAVDTCGFCPEDRFEKTLKLADLLLFDCKHMDPVQHKELTGQDNALILKNLQSALLSGIEVRIRMPLMPGLNDSDENFAAMSNFLGKFGQQHVEVMPCHMFGTSKYRALNKPLPPVSQYTPDSLEKTLIRMKRHGLKYTII from the coding sequence ATGAGCCAAGGAATGATTTATAACATCCAGCGCATGTCCATTCAGGACGGGCCGGGGATACGCACCACTGTTTTCCTCAAAGGTTGCCCGCTGCGATGTTTATGGTGCAGCAATCCTGAATCTCAACAGGTTGCCCCGCAGCTTCTGGTTTTCAGCGACCTTTGCACAGGGTGCGGCGCCTGCCTGGCCGCCTGCCCAAGTGGTGCGGCAGTGCGCCTGGAAGACGGCAAATGTGGAAAAATCGCTGAAAAATGCACATCTTGTGGTGTTTGTGCGGCAGTTTGCCCTAACAAGGCCAGAGAAATCAGCGGCAAGATAATGACTGTTGATGAGGTGATGGAGATTGTCCACAGGGATTCAGCTTTTTATGCGAATTCCGGCGGAGGGGTCACCTTTGGCGGTGGTGAGCCAACAATGGGCGGTGATTTTTTCATTGATCTGTTGCAGACCGCCCACGATGACGCCCTGCATACCGCAGTGGATACCTGCGGATTCTGCCCTGAAGACCGCTTTGAAAAAACCCTGAAGCTTGCCGACCTGCTACTGTTTGACTGCAAACACATGGACCCGGTGCAACACAAAGAACTTACAGGGCAGGACAACGCTCTTATTCTGAAAAATCTGCAATCTGCACTTCTCTCGGGCATTGAGGTGCGCATCCGTATGCCGCTTATGCCAGGGTTAAATGACAGCGACGAAAATTTTGCAGCAATGTCCAACTTTTTGGGCAAATTCGGGCAACAGCACGTAGAAGTCATGCCTTGTCACATGTTTGGCACCAGCAAATACAGGGCGTTAAACAAGCCATTGCCGCCTGTAAGCCAATATACACCAGATTCGCTCGAAAAAACGCTGATCAGGATGAAAAGGCATGGCTTGAAGTATACAATTATATAG
- a CDS encoding MFS transporter codes for MTSTAFNNSAAGASVGGSQSNAGLLFLMSACAALVFGLGASLNLAVDRIATSPLQPSASQVLWIVDTYLVVFGCLLIPSGALGDRFGRKAALMAGLLLLAAGSALSLASTIPWLLCGRGVAGAGAALILPNSLALLVQSMEGVAQRRAIAVWTGMGGLGGALGNILGGLVLQFFDWQALFAFAIPLALVAWLLAGYLVPRRAGQPNPIDVPGTFVLLCGVFTLLKALIDGQHAGWVSAPVLALFAATFVFAVLFVLVERHRQHPLIDPQIFRNRRLGAGMLGVAFSFIGMYSVFFLNGQYLMSAKEYSPIFVGLSILPMCAVMFWLSPRSLWVAKYLGSRATVGLGMLALALGLYLLSLCTPDTGYLFYAFAVSVIGVGSSLSNPLLSLGILASLPPGKSGMASGLNSFTREIGGAVGIALFGSLLGNALTARLIPEPQGLAKLASPAGHAVQQTISAHLAVLRHTGADPALLHAAQWAFTNAMAEALHVVFALTVAATILVVMWYSADNKGAS; via the coding sequence ATGACCAGCACCGCTTTCAACAATAGTGCTGCGGGGGCTTCTGTGGGCGGCTCTCAGAGCAATGCAGGATTGCTCTTCCTGATGTCAGCATGCGCCGCCCTGGTTTTTGGCCTGGGCGCAAGCCTTAACCTGGCTGTGGACCGCATTGCGACGAGTCCTTTGCAACCCTCAGCAAGCCAGGTCCTTTGGATTGTGGATACCTATCTTGTGGTGTTCGGCTGCCTGCTCATCCCTTCCGGGGCTCTGGGAGACCGCTTCGGGCGCAAGGCAGCATTGATGGCAGGGTTGCTGTTGCTGGCGGCGGGTTCAGCGCTGTCTCTGGCCTCCACAATCCCTTGGCTGCTGTGCGGGCGGGGTGTAGCTGGAGCCGGAGCTGCACTGATTTTGCCCAATAGCCTGGCCTTGCTGGTGCAGTCCATGGAGGGCGTTGCCCAACGGCGGGCCATTGCCGTGTGGACGGGCATGGGCGGTCTTGGCGGAGCATTGGGGAATATTTTGGGGGGGCTTGTCTTGCAGTTTTTTGACTGGCAGGCACTCTTTGCCTTTGCCATTCCTCTCGCTCTGGTGGCGTGGCTGCTTGCAGGCTATCTGGTGCCGCGCCGGGCAGGGCAGCCGAACCCCATAGATGTGCCTGGAACATTTGTGCTGCTGTGCGGCGTTTTTACCCTGCTTAAGGCGCTGATTGACGGGCAACATGCTGGATGGGTCAGTGCCCCTGTGCTTGCCCTGTTTGCAGCGACTTTCGTTTTTGCCGTGCTGTTTGTACTTGTGGAAAGGCACAGGCAACACCCACTCATAGATCCGCAAATCTTTCGCAACCGCAGGCTGGGGGCGGGCATGCTTGGCGTAGCGTTTTCGTTCATTGGCATGTACTCCGTCTTTTTTCTGAACGGGCAGTACCTCATGAGCGCCAAGGAATATTCTCCGATTTTTGTCGGCCTCAGCATCCTGCCCATGTGCGCAGTGATGTTCTGGCTTTCGCCGCGGAGCCTGTGGGTGGCAAAGTATCTGGGTTCACGCGCTACCGTGGGGCTGGGAATGCTGGCTTTGGCCCTGGGCCTCTACCTGCTCAGCCTGTGCACGCCTGACACGGGGTATCTATTTTATGCCTTTGCGGTCAGCGTGATTGGCGTGGGTTCCTCACTGTCTAATCCATTGCTTTCCCTTGGTATCCTGGCGTCCTTGCCGCCAGGAAAAAGCGGGATGGCTTCGGGATTAAACAGCTTTACGCGCGAAATTGGCGGCGCTGTCGGCATCGCGCTGTTTGGGAGCCTTCTTGGCAATGCCCTTACAGCCCGGTTGATACCAGAGCCACAGGGGCTGGCAAAACTCGCAAGCCCGGCGGGTCACGCGGTGCAGCAGACAATTTCTGCCCACCTTGCTGTCCTGCGGCACACTGGAGCAGACCCTGCCTTGCTGCATGCGGCGCAGTGGGCTTTTACCAACGCCATGGCAGAGGCGCTCCATGTTGTTTTTGCGTTGACTGTGGCCGCCACAATTCTTGTGGTAATGTGGTACTCTGCGGATAACAAAGGTGCGTCATGA
- a CDS encoding DUF6538 domain-containing protein, with protein sequence MPHPLPVLSSLLPAVASNQGDDKKSAPAYLYCKRKIYYFRYAFPANLRKSLGRAELRVSLQTSYLRIARFRARMLSAEIGNMILEGFMLDYKEIRRCMNILAPAFAGVGPRRHFRT encoded by the coding sequence ATGCCCCATCCTCTTCCTGTCCTTTCCAGCCTTTTGCCTGCCGTCGCCAGCAACCAGGGTGATGACAAAAAGTCAGCACCTGCGTATCTTTATTGCAAAAGAAAAATCTACTATTTTCGATATGCCTTTCCCGCCAACCTGCGAAAATCACTTGGGCGGGCCGAGCTGCGCGTGAGCCTGCAAACGTCCTACCTGAGGATTGCGCGATTTCGCGCCCGCATGCTGTCCGCAGAAATTGGCAATATGATTCTTGAGGGGTTTATGCTGGACTACAAGGAAATACGCCGCTGCATGAATATCCTTGCTCCAGCGTTTGCTGGAGTAGGACCACGCAGACATTTCAGAACGTAA
- a CDS encoding LysR family transcriptional regulator, with protein sequence MDLNLLIALDALLSTGSVTAAAERMGVSIPAMSRTLNRIRTLVADPVFVRAGRGLVPTAKAESLRSGVHDLILQAQALLERAESFDTRSLRKTVTIRADDGVGSFLGPIFLQMLHEAAPLVDVRFTAQGQQDVASLREGLIDLDIGVIPDLGPEIVRQRLLHDSYVIVVHQGHPLAQLGVVTAEAYAACSHVVFSRRGIARGPVDVELDKKGLTRRVCAVAASLAETIAVARGTDLVASVPERLTQNLRQGMTVLRLPVTTPAVQISQAWHPRFSTDPGHQFLRGLMLQACTATKIAGTF encoded by the coding sequence ATGGATTTGAACCTGCTGATCGCGCTGGACGCCCTGCTTTCCACTGGCAGCGTTACTGCTGCTGCCGAACGAATGGGGGTGAGCATTCCTGCCATGAGCAGGACGCTGAACCGCATCCGCACCCTGGTGGCTGACCCTGTTTTTGTGAGGGCCGGGCGCGGGCTTGTGCCCACCGCCAAGGCCGAGTCATTGCGAAGCGGCGTGCACGACCTGATTCTTCAGGCGCAGGCACTGCTCGAACGGGCGGAAAGTTTTGACACCCGCTCATTGCGAAAGACAGTTACCATCCGGGCTGATGATGGCGTAGGCAGTTTTTTGGGGCCGATCTTTTTGCAGATGCTGCATGAGGCCGCGCCCCTTGTTGACGTACGTTTTACGGCACAGGGGCAGCAGGATGTGGCATCGCTGCGGGAGGGCTTGATTGATCTCGATATTGGCGTCATTCCCGACCTTGGGCCGGAGATTGTGCGTCAGCGACTGTTGCATGATTCGTATGTGATTGTTGTCCACCAGGGGCATCCCCTGGCACAGTTAGGTGTGGTGACGGCAGAAGCGTATGCGGCATGCAGCCATGTTGTTTTTTCGCGGCGGGGAATCGCACGGGGCCCTGTGGATGTGGAACTGGACAAGAAGGGACTGACACGACGGGTTTGCGCCGTGGCCGCTTCGCTTGCGGAAACAATTGCCGTGGCACGCGGGACAGACCTTGTGGCATCCGTGCCGGAGCGGCTTACGCAGAATCTGCGTCAGGGAATGACCGTGCTGCGATTGCCGGTTACAACACCTGCCGTACAGATATCCCAGGCTTGGCATCCGCGCTTCAGCACAGATCCGGGGCATCAGTTTTTGCGTGGACTTATGCTTCAGGCTTGCACTGCGACAAAGATCGCGGGGACTTTTTGA
- a CDS encoding glycyl radical protein, which produces MPVVPFQSGKSAEPKGYAINWSTAASRLTDLKEFLLNAPQTMDPERLQFLDEVYQEFNGEHIFYRRAKLLERVLLKKKIFLDGNPIVGTLTGTRAGVYAYPEWNVAWIKEEMQMAKMASLGEMKIPQQTQELLEKTYKSWRGHTCIDINNKLFKDKYGFNPAPYSKAGVYYDNVSVASGSGIADYPLALNKGMRWVIDDLKQRLLDCPTTLERTNQTELYRSMIVACEAVIAHSHRYADLAEQTAQTETDAANKAELLEIAEICRRVPEFPARNFREAIQSFWFIHLCIETEQMACACSPGRYGQYMYPFYKKDIEEGNMSREQVLTLLKFQWIKHLELAEYQGGSYAMTLSGHTGQSITIGGFDKDGNDASTELEELLLETQIQMKNIQPTLTLLYHPKLKDSYMHKVVECIRGGSGQPQILNNNVVIQRTMNRFAQYKGGITLEDARNVGNYGCVSTGICGKGSFITQEDQPCLAKVVELLLNNGKDPQTKKQLGVETGDPVEFKNFEEVYDAYKAQLKQVFTVSRHHSDLSQMARLEVVPSIFRSVMYDGCIDKGMCEEEGGTRYPQVNPIMTAGIDAANSLLAIRHLVFETQSVTMEKLLEAIKANFEGYEDIRQMCFNAPKHGNDYPDVETFVQRFYRDVDTIHGSIGPDCFGYRTPLDAYSLSYHNYFGALMGALPNGRKAGVALTDGSVSATPGTDHEGITALIKAGAQAIDTVRYGANHFNVKLTPAALAGPAGERLLVSLIKTYCDFDGSHIQFNCVSSETLKDAQKKPQDYRNLVVRVAGFSAYFTRLDKGVQNEIVKRTEYNNF; this is translated from the coding sequence ATGCCTGTTGTTCCCTTTCAAAGCGGCAAATCAGCCGAACCCAAGGGTTATGCGATCAACTGGAGCACTGCCGCAAGCCGCCTGACCGACCTTAAGGAATTTCTTCTCAATGCCCCGCAAACCATGGACCCGGAACGGCTGCAGTTTCTTGATGAGGTTTATCAGGAGTTCAACGGCGAGCACATCTTCTACAGGCGGGCCAAGCTGTTAGAACGCGTGTTGCTCAAAAAAAAGATATTTCTGGACGGGAACCCTATTGTGGGAACGCTGACTGGCACCCGTGCTGGCGTTTACGCTTATCCTGAATGGAACGTCGCCTGGATCAAGGAAGAAATGCAGATGGCCAAAATGGCCTCGCTAGGCGAAATGAAGATCCCTCAGCAAACTCAGGAGTTGCTTGAAAAAACCTACAAATCGTGGCGCGGTCACACCTGCATAGATATAAACAACAAGCTGTTTAAGGATAAGTACGGATTCAACCCCGCCCCTTACTCCAAAGCTGGCGTATACTATGACAACGTGAGCGTTGCCAGCGGGTCAGGCATTGCCGATTACCCCCTCGCGCTGAACAAGGGCATGCGCTGGGTCATTGATGACCTTAAGCAGCGCCTGCTTGACTGCCCCACCACGCTTGAGCGTACCAACCAGACCGAGCTGTACCGCTCCATGATTGTTGCCTGCGAAGCGGTCATCGCCCACTCGCACAGATATGCCGATCTGGCCGAGCAAACGGCGCAAACAGAAACCGATGCTGCCAACAAGGCAGAGTTGCTCGAGATTGCCGAAATTTGCCGCCGCGTTCCCGAATTCCCGGCCCGCAATTTCCGCGAGGCCATACAGTCCTTCTGGTTCATCCATCTTTGCATTGAAACGGAGCAGATGGCCTGCGCCTGCTCCCCCGGCCGCTATGGCCAATACATGTATCCCTTCTATAAAAAGGATATTGAAGAAGGCAACATGAGCCGTGAACAGGTGCTCACCCTGCTCAAGTTCCAGTGGATAAAGCACCTGGAACTGGCCGAATATCAGGGCGGCTCCTACGCCATGACTCTCTCGGGACACACTGGGCAGAGCATCACCATCGGCGGATTCGACAAGGACGGCAACGATGCCAGCACGGAGCTTGAAGAGCTGCTGCTGGAAACGCAGATCCAGATGAAAAACATCCAGCCGACCCTGACCCTGCTCTACCACCCCAAGCTCAAAGATTCTTACATGCACAAGGTGGTGGAATGCATTCGTGGTGGCTCCGGCCAGCCGCAGATTCTGAACAACAACGTTGTCATTCAACGCACCATGAACCGCTTTGCGCAATACAAAGGCGGCATTACGTTGGAGGACGCGCGCAACGTGGGCAACTACGGCTGCGTTTCCACAGGTATTTGCGGCAAGGGCAGCTTTATTACCCAGGAAGATCAGCCATGCCTTGCCAAGGTTGTGGAGCTTCTGCTCAACAACGGCAAAGATCCGCAAACCAAAAAGCAGTTGGGCGTCGAAACTGGTGATCCCGTAGAATTCAAGAATTTTGAGGAAGTTTATGATGCCTACAAGGCGCAACTCAAACAGGTGTTCACTGTCTCGCGCCACCATTCAGATCTGAGCCAGATGGCCCGACTTGAAGTGGTGCCGAGCATCTTCCGTTCCGTCATGTACGATGGATGCATAGACAAGGGAATGTGCGAAGAAGAAGGCGGCACCCGCTACCCGCAGGTCAATCCCATCATGACCGCCGGCATAGACGCGGCCAACTCGCTTCTCGCTATCCGGCACCTGGTGTTTGAAACCCAGTCCGTAACCATGGAAAAGCTGCTGGAGGCTATTAAAGCCAACTTTGAAGGATATGAAGATATCCGGCAGATGTGCTTTAATGCGCCCAAGCACGGAAATGACTACCCCGATGTGGAAACCTTCGTGCAGCGCTTCTATCGCGACGTGGATACCATCCACGGCTCCATTGGCCCGGATTGCTTTGGCTACCGCACCCCGCTGGATGCCTACTCGCTTTCCTACCACAACTACTTTGGCGCACTCATGGGCGCTCTGCCAAATGGCCGCAAAGCCGGTGTAGCTCTGACAGACGGCAGCGTTTCGGCCACTCCGGGCACGGATCATGAGGGCATCACGGCGCTTATCAAGGCTGGCGCACAGGCTATCGACACGGTGCGGTATGGCGCAAACCACTTCAACGTCAAGCTCACGCCTGCTGCTCTGGCTGGCCCCGCAGGCGAAAGGCTGCTGGTTTCACTTATAAAAACCTATTGCGACTTTGACGGTTCGCACATCCAGTTCAACTGCGTTTCCTCCGAAACGCTTAAAGACGCGCAGAAAAAGCCGCAGGATTACCGCAATCTGGTGGTTCGCGTGGCTGGCTTCAGCGCGTATTTCACCCGGCTGGACAAGGGCGTTCAGAACGAAATCGTCAAGCGCACGGAATATAATAACTTTTAA
- a CDS encoding ISL3 family transposase, translating into MPTRATFIFRPKKRREGPVEQFLIGLRDFAIEKVVSRTPPVFEARWTGKNTCPHCAGEKLRIKDSFWRTIRNSFIHGRASRLLVRCHKYRCEECSRYFNTRLAGIKVWSRTTELLKRNIFQAYNKGISCKDIADEHRIGVASVERYYHQMMQHKSSHWANRTCPRILGIDEHRFTRRQGFATTFCDLARRRVFDVVKGRSAADMRDFLQSLQGRHKVKMVCIDMNSAYRRLVREWFPNARIVADRFHVIRLVNQHFSELCKAIDEKQLAYGRGGMMRLLLTRRDRLTDLQKERLRTYFACRPDIESLYEFLHDTADLLRVRAQSVDSCRRYVAELLDKIEQLRKTSFAPLRTLGKTLHNWREEVARMFRFTRNNGITEGFHRKMKLIQRRAYGFRNFENYRLRVRVLCC; encoded by the coding sequence ATGCCCACCAGGGCAACCTTTATTTTCCGACCAAAGAAAAGAAGAGAAGGCCCTGTGGAACAATTTTTAATTGGCTTGCGGGATTTTGCAATCGAAAAAGTGGTGAGTCGTACGCCCCCGGTTTTTGAGGCCAGGTGGACGGGCAAGAATACGTGCCCGCACTGCGCAGGCGAAAAACTACGCATCAAGGACTCATTCTGGCGGACGATCCGTAATAGTTTTATTCATGGAAGGGCGTCACGCCTGTTGGTTCGCTGCCACAAATACCGATGCGAAGAATGCAGTAGATATTTTAATACCAGACTTGCAGGCATAAAAGTGTGGAGCAGAACAACAGAACTGCTCAAACGCAACATATTTCAAGCCTACAATAAAGGGATTTCCTGCAAGGATATCGCCGACGAGCACCGCATAGGAGTAGCCAGCGTGGAGCGCTACTACCACCAGATGATGCAGCACAAGAGCAGCCACTGGGCAAACCGCACATGCCCGCGCATTCTGGGCATTGATGAGCATAGATTTACGCGCAGACAGGGCTTTGCGACCACCTTTTGCGACTTGGCCCGCCGCAGGGTATTTGACGTGGTAAAAGGGCGCAGTGCCGCCGATATGCGCGATTTTTTGCAATCACTGCAAGGCCGCCATAAAGTCAAAATGGTCTGTATTGATATGAACTCTGCGTATCGGCGACTTGTGCGGGAGTGGTTTCCCAATGCGCGCATTGTTGCGGACAGATTTCATGTTATCAGGCTGGTGAATCAACACTTTTCAGAGCTGTGCAAGGCAATTGATGAAAAACAACTTGCTTATGGGCGAGGCGGTATGATGCGTCTTTTGCTGACTCGCCGTGATCGGTTAACAGACTTACAGAAAGAGCGGTTACGAACATACTTTGCTTGCAGACCGGACATTGAATCGCTGTACGAATTTTTGCATGACACAGCTGATTTATTGCGTGTGCGGGCGCAAAGTGTCGATTCGTGCCGCAGGTATGTAGCTGAATTATTAGATAAAATTGAGCAACTTCGAAAAACTAGCTTCGCGCCGTTGCGTACCTTGGGCAAGACGTTGCATAATTGGCGGGAAGAAGTAGCCCGAATGTTCCGTTTTACCCGGAATAATGGCATCACAGAAGGCTTTCACCGAAAAATGAAGTTGATCCAGCGGCGTGCGTATGGCTTTCGCAACTTCGAAAACTACCGCCTGCGTGTGCGCGTTTTGTGCTGCTGA
- a CDS encoding cobaltochelatase CobT-related protein, producing MAPELVNCSVESVGDALTVAEEGTRQTAPLPAELKQQALQASLALRTRLQGFLQAHTQKRCSIGSRGTLHANSLHRLQVGNARVFQKESEHQGINTAVHVLLDVSGSMAGTPINLANRACYAVATALRHLRGVNPAERLSPPQRSQTLYSPLCGTGNRCQLCSTFELLAGHR from the coding sequence ATGGCGCCTGAGCTTGTCAATTGCAGCGTAGAGTCCGTAGGCGACGCGCTGACTGTCGCTGAAGAAGGCACACGCCAAACAGCCCCCTTGCCTGCTGAACTGAAGCAGCAAGCGCTTCAGGCCAGCCTTGCCCTACGCACTCGCCTTCAGGGATTTCTGCAGGCGCACACCCAGAAGCGTTGCAGCATCGGGAGTAGAGGGACACTGCACGCCAATTCGCTACACCGTCTGCAGGTTGGCAATGCTCGTGTTTTCCAAAAAGAGTCAGAACATCAAGGCATTAACACCGCTGTTCATGTCCTGCTGGATGTGAGCGGAAGCATGGCTGGCACGCCTATTAATCTTGCCAATCGGGCCTGCTATGCAGTGGCAACAGCACTGAGGCATCTCCGTGGAGTGAACCCGGCGGAACGGCTTTCCCCGCCACAACGGTCACAAACTCTGTATTCCCCATTATGCGGCACGGGCAACCGGTGCCAGTTATGTTCGACATTCGAGCTTCTGGCGGGACACCGCTAG
- a CDS encoding sigma-54 interaction domain-containing protein, whose amino-acid sequence MAHDSTLRRRFASVSRESVLNPSMLAIWDGMSIGVAVVDAEGICRYMNPIQQRIDGFDQVIGKHITNLYVPHDIKCIPTIECLQKGRPILRMVYTYKTTNNFMTRTVTDFFALFDSGVKDGVIAFTSWLGEDILGKLGIRRNEGRSCNKPQTLYSFNDLVGKDQVLVAVIEAARAAAHSSSPIMIWGESGTGKEVFAQAIHAASSRAAFPFVPVNCAAIPETLLESILFGTTKGTYTDASDKPGLFEEANHGTILLDELNSMPLGLQAKLLRVLQEKRVRRLGSSEEISVDVRIISVLNQHPLEAVQSGVLRRDFFYRLAVVSLAVPPLRERREDIPLLVKSVVAKTEGGNPVSISNEAMSMFMEYHWPGNVRELEHVIEGSLAMMNEERSIDLNSLPKHFLEFYQKDRKESAGVPVEQLSEAALIIENNHRELYYDYSMIQRGAAVSLKECMNAYESSCINNVLRITGGNVAKAARMMHLTPAGLRYRIKMLKIDDSFY is encoded by the coding sequence ATGGCACATGACTCAACCCTGCGACGCAGGTTTGCCAGTGTAAGCCGCGAAAGCGTGCTTAATCCGTCCATGCTTGCTATCTGGGATGGTATGAGTATTGGCGTTGCTGTTGTTGATGCAGAAGGAATATGCAGATACATGAATCCGATTCAGCAGCGGATTGATGGATTTGATCAGGTTATTGGTAAGCATATTACCAATCTGTATGTTCCGCATGACATCAAATGTATACCGACAATTGAGTGCCTCCAAAAAGGAAGGCCTATCTTAAGGATGGTATATACCTATAAAACAACAAACAATTTTATGACTCGAACTGTCACGGATTTCTTTGCACTGTTTGATAGTGGTGTTAAAGATGGCGTTATTGCGTTTACAAGTTGGCTTGGTGAAGACATTCTTGGTAAACTTGGCATACGCAGAAATGAAGGACGGAGCTGTAATAAACCGCAGACGTTGTATTCATTCAACGATCTTGTTGGGAAGGATCAGGTTCTTGTGGCGGTGATTGAGGCCGCGCGTGCAGCAGCCCATTCAAGCTCGCCCATCATGATCTGGGGAGAAAGCGGCACTGGCAAAGAGGTTTTCGCTCAGGCCATACACGCAGCGAGCAGCAGGGCGGCCTTTCCTTTTGTGCCAGTTAACTGCGCGGCTATTCCAGAAACGTTGCTCGAAAGCATCTTGTTTGGCACCACCAAGGGCACCTATACCGACGCCTCAGATAAGCCCGGCCTTTTTGAAGAAGCCAACCACGGCACCATTCTGTTGGACGAGCTCAACTCCATGCCGCTTGGTCTGCAAGCCAAGTTGCTACGCGTTTTGCAGGAAAAGCGAGTCCGTCGACTTGGATCGAGCGAAGAAATTTCTGTCGATGTGCGGATTATCAGCGTTCTCAATCAGCATCCGCTTGAGGCGGTGCAGAGCGGCGTACTGCGCCGAGACTTTTTTTATCGCCTTGCGGTGGTAAGTTTGGCAGTGCCTCCATTGCGCGAAAGGCGAGAGGATATTCCCCTGCTTGTCAAATCTGTGGTGGCAAAGACGGAGGGCGGCAATCCGGTTAGTATTTCCAACGAGGCCATGAGCATGTTCATGGAATACCATTGGCCTGGTAATGTCAGAGAGCTGGAGCATGTGATTGAGGGCAGCCTGGCAATGATGAACGAAGAACGTTCCATTGATCTCAATTCGCTTCCAAAGCATTTTCTTGAGTTCTACCAGAAAGACCGCAAGGAATCAGCGGGCGTACCCGTAGAACAACTGTCGGAAGCAGCCTTAATTATTGAAAATAATCATAGAGAATTGTATTACGACTATAGCATGATTCAGAGAGGTGCAGCTGTTTCGCTTAAAGAATGCATGAATGCATACGAATCTTCATGCATAAATAATGTGTTGCGCATCACTGGCGGGAATGTCGCCAAGGCCGCGCGGATGATGCATCTTACGCCAGCTGGATTGCGCTATAGGATAAAGATGCTGAAGATTGATGATTCTTTCTATTAG